One segment of Rosa chinensis cultivar Old Blush chromosome 6, RchiOBHm-V2, whole genome shotgun sequence DNA contains the following:
- the LOC112169018 gene encoding probable amidase At4g34880 gives MIISSSTAMAKFPHISCLLLLFTLSSLLGTFAARRLSLKEATIDDLQLAFKHNQLTSRQLVQYYLAQIRKLNPVLKGVLEVNPDALHLADKADYERRTKAPVSLLSKLHGIPILIKDNIATKDKMNTTAGSFALFGSVVPRDAGVVEKLRKAGAIILGKASLSEWSHFRSTKTPSGWSARGGYGLNPYTFSDPCGSSSGSAISVAANLAAVSLGTETSGSILCPSSLNSVVGLKPTIGLTSRAGVVPISLRQDTVGPICRTVADAAYVLDAIAGIDHNDIATIETSKYIPKGGYAQFLRRDGLSGKRIGIFGAFHDFGNDTSLAQTFEKHLNTLRKGGAVLVDKLEIANLTEIYSRSDEYAALYIECKITLNAYLKELVASPVRSLADVIAFNKKHQKLEKIKEYGQDLFLAAEATNGFGKTEKLALLNLARWTRNGLVKLVTKKKLDVVVSPYASLSRVLAIGRAPGLIVPAGYENNEEPAGICFGGLRGSEPKLIEIAYAFEQATKIRKPPSLKGFKF, from the exons ATGATAATTTCCTCATCCACTGCCATGGCGAAATTCCCTCACATCTCATGCTTATTGCTTCTCTTCACATTGTCATCTCTTCTAGGCACATTCGCAGCCCGCAGACTCTCACTAAAAGAAGCCACCATAGACGATCTCCAGCTCGCTTTCAAGCACAACCAACTCACCTCGAGGCAACTTGTTCAATATTACCTTGCCCAAATCCGAAAATTGAACCCGGTTCTCAAAGGAGTCCTAGAAGTCAATCCAGATGCGCTTCACCTTGCCGACAAGGCTGACTACGAGCGCAGGACCAAGGCACCAGTGTCACTACTCTCTAAGTTGCATGGCATTCCTATTCTGATCAAGGACAACATTGCAACCAAGGATAAGATGAACACCACCGCCGGCTCTTTTGCGCTGTTTGGATCTGTCGTGCCTCGTGATGCCGGCGTGGTGGAGAAGTTGCGGAAAGCAGGGGCTATCATTTTGGGAAAGGCTAGCTTGAGCGAGTGGTCACATTTTAGGTCTACTAAAACCCCCTCTGGTTGGAGCGCCAGAGGCGGTTATGGCTTG AACCCTTACACATTCTCAGACCCTTGCGGCTCAAGCAGCGGTTCAGCAATATCAGTGGCAGCAAATCTGGCAGCGGTGTCATTAGGTACCGAGACAAGTGGTTCAATCTTATGTCCATCAAGTTTGAACTCAGTTGTGGGCCTCAAACCAACAATCGGTCTTACTAGTCGAGCAGGGGTTGTCCCAATTTCTCTAAGACAGGATACTGTTGG GCCAATTTGTAGGACAGTAGCAGATGCTGCTTATGTTCTTGATGCCATAGCAGGGATCGACCACAATGACATTGCAACAATTGAGACATCAAAGTACATTCCCAAAGGTGGTTATGCACAGTTTCTCAGGCGCGACGGACTTAGTGGAAAAAGAATAGGGATATTCGGAGCCTTCCATGACTTTGGCAATGACACTTCCTTGGCTcaaacttttgagaaacatCTCAACACTCTGAG GAAAGGAGGAGCTGTTTTGGTAGACAAATTGGAAATTGCTAATTTGACTGAAATCTATTCTAGAAGCGATGAATATGCTGCATTGTATATTGAGTGCAAAATAACCTTAAATGCATACTTGAAGGAGTTGGTGGCTTCCCCGGTGCGATCCTTGGCAGATGTTATAGCCTTCAACAAGAAACACCAGAAACTG GAAAAGATCAAGGAGTATGGGCAAGACCTATTTTTAGCAGCTGAAGCAACAAATGGGTTTGGAAAAACAGAGAAGCTGGCATTGTTGAATCTTGCAAGGTGGACAAGAAATGGTCTTGTGAAATTGGTGACAAAGAAGAAGCTAGATGTTGTGGTGTCTCCTTACGCAAGTTTGTCACGTGTACTTGCAATTGGGAGAGCCCCAGGTCTAATAGTTCCAGCTGGATACGAAAACAATGAGGAACCAGCTGGTATATGCTTTGGTGGACTTCGGGGTTCAGAGCCAAAGCTAATCGAGATTGCATATGCTTTTGAGCAAGCCACTAAGATTAGGAAGCCTCCTTCATTGAAAGGCTTCAAGTTTTAG
- the LOC112169582 gene encoding protodermal factor 1, whose translation MGSLQVFISAAALLVLVLAAIDEAQANTVVSGTVFCDQCKDGERSLFDYPIYGIKVQVACSDSNGQVTMSREETTNWFGNYAMQFDGTPDLSGCYAKVLSSGQGSCGIPAGPAQSLKLVFRMFGMGMYAVDSLLTQPAQPMSFCPKSSNPVPAPVTPAPPRQVAPAPPRQVTPAPPRQVTPASPPPFRLPPIAPLPPMPHLPPLPPLPPLPPMPPMPFLELTACPHQSWTRPEYKCYWRAVNPDTKVAVVFGLLAARRYGTDLTLWQGLQGRGDPYRTLLREGITAFLNSYNSLQFPYNTIAVVQHMNSGLMGSERNVLYTALRFIRANSGYGKVTCKFTSCK comes from the exons ATGGGTTCTCTTCAGGTTTTCATTTCTGCAGCAGCATTACTAGTTCTGGTTTTGGCAGCCATTGATGAAGCTCAAGCAAATACCGTGGTCAGTGGCACAGTCTTCTGTGACCAATGCAAAGATGGTGAAAGGTCCCTCTTTGATTATCCAATCTATG GAATTAAAGTACAAGTGGCATGTAGTGACAGTAATGGCCAAGTGACAATGTCAAGGGAGGAGACTACCAATTGGTTTGGGAACTATGCTATGCAATTTGATGGGACACCAGATTTGAGCGGCTGTTATGCCAAGGTTTTAAGCTCAGGGCAAGGCTCATGTGGGATTCCTGCTGGCCCTGCTCAGAGTCTTAAACTTGTGTTTAGGATGTTTGGCATGGGAATGTATGCTGTGGACTCTTTGCTCACTCAGCCTGCTCAGCCTATGTCATTTTGCCCAAAGTCATCTAATCCTGTGCCTGCTCCTGTAACACCAGCGCCGCCTAGACAAGTAGCACCGGCTCCTCCTAGGCAAGTAACACCGGCACCGCCTAGACAAGTAACGCCAGCCAGTCCTCCTCCTTTCAGGCTTCCCCCAATTGCTCCATTGCCGCCAATGCCTCACTTGCCACCATTGCCGCCACTGCCACCGCTACCACCAATGCCACCAATGCCCTTCTTGGAACTCACAGCATGCCCACATCA GAGTTGGACAAGGCCAGAGTACAAATGCTACTGGAGGGCAGTGAATCCAGACACAAAGGTTGCTGTTGTTTTCGGATTGCTTGCAGCAAGAAGATATGGGACTGACCTAACATTGTGGCAAGGCCTACAGGGAAGAGGAGACCCTTATAGGACTCTCCTAAGGGAAGGCATCACTGCCTTTCTCAACTCCTACAACAGTCTTCAATTTCCTTACAATACCATTGCTGTTGTGCAGCATATGAATTCTGGATTGATGGGTTCCGAGAGGAATGTCCTCTATACAGCCTTGAGGTTCATCAGGGCTAATTCAGGCTATGGCAAAGTCACCTGCAAATTTACTTCTTGCAAGTGA
- the LOC112169949 gene encoding eukaryotic translation initiation factor 4B3, translating into MAATVSSPWAKPGAWALDAEEHEAELEQQQQHQAKIETQQPLADFPSLSAAVAKPKKKNKGQKVSLAEFSTFGGPKPAEPVGLTHEDRLVLPTGPRERTAEELERNRPGGGFKSYGGDRGNREDLSSKWGNQRREGGGFGGKEGGERDGPSRADEADDWGAGKKSVAGNGFEKRDRGGFFGSQSKADESDSWVSNKSSFSSEGRRYGGSGSGFERERKVGFASNGGGADSESWGRKREESNGGGGFERERKVGLGFNSNGGGADSESWGRKREESNGGMESTGRPRLNLQPRTLPVVSNETSPVAVPVDVAAAPRPRGSNPFGAARPREEVLAEKGQDWKKIDEQLESVKLKEKEAVAAEGESFGKRSFGMGNGRSGDRTVGAWRKPVVAEAEAEAEARPQSAGNDESRSSNSEEPEPENENVNEN; encoded by the exons ATGGCGGCAACAGTGTCGTCTCCTTGGGCCAAGCCCGGCGCGTGGGCCCTCGACGCCGAAGAGCACGAAGCCGAGCtcgaacaacaacaacaacatcaggCCAAGATCGAAACGCAGCAGCCCCTCGCTGACTTCCCCTCTCTCTCCGCCGCCGTCGCGAagccgaagaagaagaacaagggcCAGAAGGTCAGCCTCGCCGAGTTCTCCACCTTCGGCGGGCCCAAACCCGCCGAGCCCGTGGGCCTGACCCACGAGGATCGGTTGGTTCTCCCGACCGGCCCGCGCGAGCGGACAGCCGAGGAGCTCGAACGGAACCGGCCCGGCGGCGGGTTCAAGAGCTACGGCGGCGATCGGGGGAACCGCGAGGATTTGAGTTCGAAGTGGGGGAATCAGAGGAGGGAAGGAGGAGGGTTCGGGGGGAAAGAAGGAGGGGAGAGAGATGGGCCGTCGCGGGCGGATGAGGCCGACGACTGGGGCGCCGGGAAGAAATCGGTGGCGGGGAATGGGTTTGAGAAGAGGGATAGAGGAGGGTTCTTTGGGTCTCAGTCGAAGGCGGATGAATCTGACAGCTGGGTCTCGAATAAGAGCTCGTTTTCGTCGGAGGGAAGGAGATACGGCGGCTCTGGCAGTGGGTTTGAGCGGGAGAGGAAGGTTGGGTTTGCATCGAATGGCGGCGGTGCTGATTCGGAGAGCTGGGGCAGGAAGAGGGAGGAGAGTAATGGTGGTGGTGGGTTTGAAAGGGAGAGGAAGGTAGGGTTAGGGTTCAATTCGAACGGTGGCGGTGCGGATTCGGAGAGTTGGGGAAGGAAGAGGGAGGAGAGTAATGGTGGGATGGAGAGTACTGGGAGGCCGAGGCTCAATTTGCAGCCGAGGACATTGCCTGTTGTGAGCAATGAAACCTCACCGGTGGCGGTGCCTGTGGATGTGGCGGCAGCACCAAGGCCCAGGGGTTCGAACCCGTTTGGGGCGGCGAGGCCCAGAGAGGAGGTTTTGGCAGAGAAGGGGCAGGATTGGAAGAAGATTGACGAGCAGCTTGAGTCTGTGAAACTTAAGGAGAAGGAGGCTGTGGCTGCCGAAGGGGAGTCTTTTGGGAAGAGGAGTTTTGGGATGGGAAATGGGCGCTCTGGTGACCGCACCGTGGGAGCTTGGAGGAAACCTGTTGTGGCTGAGGCGGAGGCAGAGGCTGAGGCTCGTCCTCAGAG TGCTGGAAACGATGAGAGTAGGAGCAGCAATTCTGAGGAACCAGAACCGGAGAATGAGAATGTCAATGAGAACTGA
- the LOC112169950 gene encoding probable magnesium transporter NIPA6 isoform X1, producing MGVSENSIGLILAMASSAFIGSSFILKKKGLKRAAAAGTRAGVGGYTYLLEPLWWAGMITMIVGEVANFIAYVYAPAVLVTPLGALSIIVSAVLAHFLLKERLQKMGIVGCVTCIVGSVVIVIHAPQEHTLSSVLEIWTLATQPAFLIYVAATLSLVLALVLHFEPRYGLTNILVYLGICSLMGSLTVVSIKAIGIAIKLTLEGVSQIAYPQTWFFLTVAVICVVTQLNYLNKALDTFSATIVAPVYYVMFTTLTIIASVIMFKDWSGQDASSIASEICGFITVLSGTIILHATRDQEPPPPQGTVTWYISGDSMKASQDEDLIALHDSDFLEP from the exons atgggggtGTCAGAGAATTCGATAGGTCTGATACTAGCCATGGCCTCCAGCGCCTTCATAGGCTCCAGCTTCATCTTGAAGAAGAAAGGCCTCAAGCGCGCCGCCGCCGCCGGAACTCGAGCAG GCGTTGGGGGCTATACTTATTTGTTAGAGCCATTATGGTGGGCGGGCATGATCACCA TGATTGTTGGAGAGGTTGCGAATTTCATTGCTTATGTATATGCGCCGGCAGTTCTTGTAACTCCACTTGGTGCGTTGAGTATAATAGTCAG TGCTGTCTTGGCGCACTTCTTGTTGAAGGAAAGGCTGCAGAAAATGGGGATTGTGGGATGTGTTACGTGCATTGTGGGATCAGTGGTTATTGTGATCCATGCGCCGCAGGAGCATACTCTGAGTTCTGTACTGGAAATATGGACTCTTGCGACTCAACCAG CCTTTCTAATTTACGTCGCAGCTACACTTTCCCTGGTCTTAGCTTTGGTTTTGCATTTTGAACCTCGCTATGGGCTAACAAACATACTAGTCTACTTGGGAATCTGTTCTTTGATGGGTTCACTTACG GTTGTAAGCATAAAGGCCATTGGAATTGCAATAAAGCTTACTCTTGAGGGAGTAAGTCAAATAGCTTATCCTCAGACTTGGTTTTTTCTGACCGTTGCAGTAATCTGCGTCGTTACACAGTTGAATTACCTCAACAAG GCTTTGGATACCTTCAGTGCAACTATTGTTGCTCCAGTATATTATGTGATGTTCACAACTCTGACCATTATTGCTAGTGTAATAATGTTCAAG GATTGGTCTGGTCAGGACGCGAGCAGCATAGCCTCTGAAATTTGTGGATTCATTACTGTACTGTCAGGAACCATTATACTCCATGCCACCAGAGATCAGGAACCACCTCCTCCGCAAG GAACTGTAACATGGTACATTAGTGGAGATTCAATGAAGGCTTCACAAGATGAAGATTTAATTGCTTTACACGATTCAGATTTTCTTGAACCGTAA
- the LOC112169950 gene encoding probable magnesium transporter NIPA6 isoform X2 produces the protein MGVSENSIGLILAMASSAFIGSSFILKKKGLKRAAAAGTRAGVGGYTYLLEPLWWAGMITMIVGEVANFIAYVYAPAVLVTPLGALSIIVSAVLAHFLLKERLQKMGIVGCVTCIVGSVVIVIHAPQEHTLSSVLEIWTLATQPAFLIYVAATLSLVLALVLHFEPRYGLTNILVYLGICSLMGSLTVVSIKAIGIAIKLTLEGVSQIAYPQTWFFLTVAVICVVTQLNYLNKEAQFPAWMSQW, from the exons atgggggtGTCAGAGAATTCGATAGGTCTGATACTAGCCATGGCCTCCAGCGCCTTCATAGGCTCCAGCTTCATCTTGAAGAAGAAAGGCCTCAAGCGCGCCGCCGCCGCCGGAACTCGAGCAG GCGTTGGGGGCTATACTTATTTGTTAGAGCCATTATGGTGGGCGGGCATGATCACCA TGATTGTTGGAGAGGTTGCGAATTTCATTGCTTATGTATATGCGCCGGCAGTTCTTGTAACTCCACTTGGTGCGTTGAGTATAATAGTCAG TGCTGTCTTGGCGCACTTCTTGTTGAAGGAAAGGCTGCAGAAAATGGGGATTGTGGGATGTGTTACGTGCATTGTGGGATCAGTGGTTATTGTGATCCATGCGCCGCAGGAGCATACTCTGAGTTCTGTACTGGAAATATGGACTCTTGCGACTCAACCAG CCTTTCTAATTTACGTCGCAGCTACACTTTCCCTGGTCTTAGCTTTGGTTTTGCATTTTGAACCTCGCTATGGGCTAACAAACATACTAGTCTACTTGGGAATCTGTTCTTTGATGGGTTCACTTACG GTTGTAAGCATAAAGGCCATTGGAATTGCAATAAAGCTTACTCTTGAGGGAGTAAGTCAAATAGCTTATCCTCAGACTTGGTTTTTTCTGACCGTTGCAGTAATCTGCGTCGTTACACAGTTGAATTACCTCAACAAG GAGGCCCAGTTTCCGGCCTGGATGAGCCAGTGGTAG